In Capsicum annuum cultivar UCD-10X-F1 chromosome 11, UCD10Xv1.1, whole genome shotgun sequence, one genomic interval encodes:
- the LOC107847506 gene encoding heat shock protein 90-5, chloroplastic, giving the protein MAPVVSRSLISASMASVPYSSSFVLGSGSTKRVCLKSSFLVRNNNIKNGFLQSGLKWKQDKREIGGVVVRCEASAVAEKESTESSGETHEYQAEVSRLLDLIVHSLYSHKEVFLRELVSNASDALDKLRFLSLTEPSLLGDSGELEIRIKPDPDNGTITITDTGIGMTKEELIDCLGTIAQSGTSKFLKALKENKDLGADNGLIGQFGVGFYSAFLVAQKVVVSTKSPKSDKQFVWEAEADSSSYVIREETNPENLLHRGTQITLYLRDDDKYEYSEPRKIQDLVKNYSQFVSFPIYTWQEKSRTVEVEEEEEPKEGEENTEEEKKKTKKTKTEKYWDWELTNETKPIWMRNPKEVEKEQYQEFYKKTFNEFLDPLAYTHFTTEGEVEFRSVLYIPGMAPLNNEDVVNPKTKNIRLYVKRVFISDDFDGELFPRYLSFVKGVVDSNDLPLNVSREILQESRIVRIMRKRLVRKTFDMIQDLSESENKEDYKKFWENFGKFVKLGCIEDTGNHKRITPLLRFFSSKSEEELISLDDYIENMVENQKAIYYLATDSLQSARTAPFLEKLVQKGIEVLYLVEPIDEVAIQNLQTYKEKKFVDISKEDLELDDDDEVKERETKQEYNLLCDWIKQQLGDKVAKVQVSKRLSSSPCVLVSGKFGWSANMERLMRAQTLGDTSTLEFMRGRRILEVNPDHPIIKDLNAACKNSPDSSDARRAVELLYDTALISSGFTPDSPAELGNKIYEMMAMALGGRWGRLEEGESEASTEASTESDASSVEAQVVEPSEVRTESNDFWE; this is encoded by the exons ATGGCACCTGTAGTAAGCAGGAGTTTGATATCTGCATCTATGGCTTCAGTGCCTTATAGCTCTTCTTTTGTATTGGGGAGTGGTAGTACCAAAAGGGTGTGTTTGAAAAGTAGTTTCTTGGTTAGGAATAATAATATCAAGAATGGATTTTTACAATCTGGGTTGAAGTGGAAACAAGATAAGAGGGAGATTGGAGGAGTAGTGGTTAGGTGTGAGGCTTCTGCTGTAGCTGAAAAAGAATCCACTGAGAGTTCTGGGGAGACTCATGAGTATCAGGCTGAG GTCAGTCGCCTATTAGACTTGATTGTTCATAGTCTATACAGTCACAAGGAGGTTTTCTTGCGAGAGCTTGTGAG TAATGCTAGTGATGCTCTTGATAagttgagatttctgagtttgaCGGAACCTTCTTTACTTGGAGATTCTGGTGAGCTAGAGATTCGCATCAAACCTGATCCAGACAATGGAACTATTACTATAAC GGATACTGGTATTGGAATGACCAAAGAAGAGCTCATAGACTGTCTTGGGACTATTGCCCAAAGTGGTACGTCAAAATTCTTAAAGGCACTTAAG GAAAACAAAGACCTCGGAGCTGACAATGGATTGATTGGTCAATTTGGTGTTGGTTTCTATTCTGCATTTCTTGTTGCTCAAAAG GTCGTAGTTTCCACGAAGAGCCCAAAGTCAGATAAACAGTTTGTTTGGGAGGCGGAGGCTGACAGTAGCTCATACGTCATCAGAGAGGAAACTAATCCTGAAAATCTTCTACATCGAGGAACACAAATCACACTTTATTTGAGG GACGATGACAAATACGAGTACTCGGAGCCTAGGAAGATCCAGGATTTGGTTAAGAATTATTCACAGTTTGTTTCTTTTCCTATTTACACATGGCAGGAGAAATCAAGAACAGTTGAG gtagaggaagaggaagaaCCAAAGGAAGGAGAAGAAAACACTGAG gaagaaaagaaaaagacaaagaagaCCAAAACTGAGAAGTACTGGGATTGGGAGTTGACAAATGAGACAAAACCTATATGG ATGCGGAATCCAAAAGAAGTTGAGAAAGAACAGTACCAGGAATTCTATAAGAAAACTTTTAATGAGTTCTTGGATCCACTTGCCTACACTCACTTCACTACAGAG GGTGAGGTGGAGTTCAGAAGTGTCCTGTATATACCTGGAATGGCTCCTCTTAACAATGAAGATGTCGTAAATCCCAAGACAAAGAACATACGCTTGTATGTGAAGCGTGTTTTTATCTCTGATGATTTTGATGGAGAGTTG TTTCCAAGGTACCTGAGCTTTGTTAAAGGAGTGGTGGACTCAAATGACCTTCCTCTTAACGTTTCAAGAGAAATTCTGCAGGAGAGCCGAATT GTTCGGATAATGAGAAAGAGACTAGTGAGAAAAACATTCGACATGATTCAGGATCTCTCTGAAAGTGAGAACAAGGAG GATTACAAAAAGTTCTGGGAGAACTTCGGTAAATTTGTTAAGTTGGGATGTATTGAAGACACGGGAAATCACAAGAGAATAACCCCATTACTGAGATTCTTTTCTTCCAAGAGTGAAGAAGAATTGATAAGCTTAGATGACTATATTGAGAACATGGTCGAAAATCAGAAAGCTATTTACTATTTGGCTACTGATAGCTTACAGAGTGCCAGGACTGCTCCTTTCTTGGAGAAGTTGGTTCAGAAAGGAATCGAG GTGTTGTACCTCGTTGAACCAATAGATGAGGTGGCTATCCAGAATCTACAAACATACAAGGAAAAGAAGTTTGTTGACATAAGCAAAGAGGATCTGGAACTTG ATGATGACGATGAGGTGAAAGAAAGGGAAACCAAGCAAGAATACAATCTTCTGTGTGACTGGATAAAGCAACAGTTGGGTGATAAGGTGGCAAAAGTTCAAGTTTCAAAGCGTTTAAGCTCGTCACCATGTGTGCTTGTGTCTGGAAAGTTTGGTTGGTCTGCCAACATGGAAAG GTTGATGAGAGCGCAAACCTTGGGAGACACTTCAACCCTGGAATTTATGAGAGGGAGAAGAATATTGGAGGTTAATCCTGACCATCCAATCATCAAAGACCTAAAT GCTGCATGCAAAAATTCACCCGATAGTTCTGATGCCAGGCGGGCCGTGGAACTGTTGTATGACACCGCATTGATCTCCAGTGGATTTACT CCTGATAGTCCAGCTGAGTTGGGCAACAAGATCTATGAGATGATGGCAATGGCTCTTGGAGGAAGATGGGGAAGACTCGAGGAAGGCGAGTCCGAGGCATCAACAGAAGCATCAACCGAGTCGGATGCAAGCTCTGTAGAGGCACAAGTCGTCGAGCCATCTGAAGTCAGGACCGAGAGCAACGATTTTTGGGAGTGA
- the LOC107847892 gene encoding DNA-directed RNA polymerase 1, mitochondrial encodes MWRYISKQAYSRKFKNSSDSYFLGFSHTFGKTTTLQGFCKENPNLGISQNSIFSRVNGKIKHENPKLGMSKDSIVSRKSRHLDGNFEESHRNPSLGVAQNSRFSSVNGENRPLQGLCDGNSNLGMSKNSIFSRKSRHLGGMFEGSFKNHHLGFSQSLIFLRVKGDFQVYTSMGCGSLGGLRSYGSAAEAIASTSEEDIDEIQELIEEMNKENEALKSSLQPKQPKTIGGMGIGKYNILRRKQIKVETEAWEEAAKEYQELLMDMCEQKLAPNLPYMKSLFLGWFEPLRDAIAADQKLCDEGKNRGAYAPFFNELPAEMMAVITMHKLMGLLMTGGGTGSARVVQAASHIGEAIEHEARIYRFLEKTKKNNALSDSLEETPGDIMKERERLRKKVKMLMKKQRLLQVRKIVRQQDDEKPWGQENLVKVGCRLIQILIETAYIQPPNDQLDDCPPDIRPAFVHTLKTVDTVKGRRRYGVIQCDPLVRKGLDKTARHMVIPYMPMLVPPQNWTGYEKGAYLFLPSYIMRTHGAKQQREAVKRVPKKQLEPVFQALDTLGNTKWRVNKRVLGILDRIWASGGRLADLVDREDVPLPEEPDTEDEAEIKKWKWKVKAAKKENSERHSQRCDIELKLAVARKMKDEEGFYYPHNLDFRGRAYPMHPYLNHLGSDLCRGILEFSEGRPLGKSGFRWLKIHLANLYGGGVDKLSYEGRAAFSENHVEDIFDSADRPLEGKRWWLGAEDPFQCLATCINIAEALRSPSPETTISHMPIHQDGSCNGLQHYAALGRDKLGAAAVNLVAGDKPADVYSGIAARVLDIMKRDADKDPATDPNVMRARLLINQVDRKLVKQTVMTSVYGVTYIGARDQIKRRLKERGAIDDDNELFAAACYAAKTTLTALGEMFEAARSMMSWLGDCAKIIAMENHPVRWTTPLGLPVVQPYRKLGRHLIKTSLQILTLQRETDKVMVKRQRTAFPPNFVHSLDGSHMMMTAIACKEAGLSFAGVHDSYWTHACDVDQMNRILREKFVELYDAPILENLLESFQQSFPDLQFPPLPARGDFDLREVLESPYFFN; translated from the exons atgtgGAGATACATATCAAAACAAGCTTATTCAAGAAAGTTCAAGAACTCCAGTGATTCATATTTTCTTGGTTTTTCTCATACTTTTGGAAAAACTACAACTTTACAAggcttttgtaaagaaaatcccaacttgggtatttctcaaaattcaatcttttcAAGAGTTAATGGAAAAATTAAGCATGAAAATCCCAAATTGGGTATGTCTAAAGATTCAATTGTTTCTAGAAAAAGTAGGCATTTAGATGGTAATTTTGAAGAAAGTCATAGAAATCCCAGCTTGGGTGTGgctcaaaattcaagattttctaGTGTTAATGGAGAAAATAGACCTTTACAAGGCCTATGTGATGGAAATTCCAACTTGGGAATGTCGAAAAATTCGATCTTTTCTAGAAAAAGTAGGCATTTAGGTGGAATGTTTGAAGGTAGTTTCAAGAATCATCACTTGGGGTTCtctcaaagtttgatttttttgagAGTAAAAGGAGATTTTCAAGTTTATACTAGTATGGGTTGTGGATCTTTAGGAGGTTTAAGGAGTTATGGTAGTGCTGCAGAGGCGATTGCGTCTACGTCTGAAGAAGATATTGATGAGATTCAAGAGTTAATAGAGgaaatgaacaaagaaaatgaGGCTTTGAAGAGCAGTTTGCAACCAAAGCAACCGAAAACGATAGGTGGGATGGGGATTGGAAAGTACAATATTCTTAGGAGAAAGCAGATAAAGGTAGAAACCGAAGCATGGGAAGAGGCAGCTAAGGAATATCAGGAGTTGTTGATGGatatgtgtgagcaaaagctggCACCAAACTTGCCTTACATGAAATCGTTGTTCTTGGGTTGGTTTGAGCCATTGAGAGATGCTATAGCTGCTGATCAGAAGTTGTGTGATGAAGGTAAGAACCGCGGGGCATACGCTCCCTTCTTTAATGAATTGCCTGCTGAAATGATGGCTGTGATTACAATGCACAAGTTGATGGGGTTGTTAATGACGGGTGGAGGAACGGGTAGTGCTAGAGTGGTGCAAGCTGCCTCTCACATTGGCGAAGCAATTGAGCATGAG GCCAGAATATATAGATTTTTGGAGAAGACCAAGAAAAACAATGCATTGAGTGATTCCTTGGAAGAAACACCTGGTGATataatgaaagaaagagagaggctgagaaaaaaagtaaaaatgttgaTGAAGAAACAGAGGCTCCTGCAGGTTAGAAAGATTGTGAGGCAGCAAGATGATGAAAAACCTTGGGGCCAGGAAAATCTTGTCAAG GTTGGCTGCCGATTGATTCAGATATTAATAGAAACCGCCTATATACAGCCTCCAAATGACCAGTTAGATGATTGTCCTCCAGATATTCGGCCAGCATTTGTGCACACTCTCAAAACCGTAGATACAGT GAAAGGCAGAAGGAGATATGGTGTGATTCAATGTGATCCACTTGTTCGTAAAGGCTTAGATAAAACT GCTAGACATATGGTGATTCCATATATGCCGATGCTGGTTCCTCCACAGAATTGGACAGG TTATGAAAAAGGTGCatacttatttttaccatcaTACATTATGAGGACACATGGAGCAAAACAGCAGCGTGAAGCAGTTAAAAGAGTTCCAAAGAAGCAATTGGAACCTGTATTCCAG GCACTCGACACTCTTGGTAATACCAAATGGAGGGTGAATAAAAGGGTACTTGGCATATTAGACAGAATATGGGCTAGTGGAGGCCGTCTAGCTGACTTAGTAGACCGGGAAGAT GTACCTTTACCTGAAGAGCCAGACAcagaagatgaagcagaaatcAAGAAATGGAAGTGGAAAGTTAAAGCTGCGAAAAAAGAGAACTCCGAGAGGCATTCTCAGCGGTGTGATATTGAACTCAAACTAGCT GTTGCACGGAAAATGAAGGATGAAGAGGGTTTTTATTATCCGCATAATCTTGATTTTCGTGGTCGTGCATACCCTATGCACCCGTACTTGAATCATCTTGGCTCTGATTTATGCCGCGGCATCCTCGAATTCTCTGAGGGGCGCCCACTTGGGAAGTCCGGTTTTCGCTGGCTGAAGATACATCTAGCAAATTTATATGGTGGTGGTGTTGATAAGCTATCATATGAAGGTCGTGCAGCATTCAGTGAAAACCATGtggaggatatttttgactcTGCAGACAGGCCACTGGAAGGAAAGCGTTGGTGGCTGGGAGCGGAAGATCCTTTTCAATGCTTAGCAACATGTATTAATATAGCTGAAGCATTGAGAAGCCCTTCTCCAGAGACCACTATATCTCATATGCCTATTCACCAG GATGGTTCGTGCAATGGGCTACAACATTATGCTGCCCTTGGTAGGGATAAG TTAGGAGCAGCTGCAGTCAATCTTGTTGCTGGAGACAAGCCTGCTGATGTTTACTCTGGAATTGCTGCTCG AGTTCTTGATATTATGAAGAGAGATGCAGACAAAGATCCTGCAACAGATCCAAATGTGATGCGTGCCAGGCTGTTAATTAACCAG GTGGACAGGAAGTTGGTCAAGCAAACAGTGATGACATCAGTGTATGGTGTCACGTATATTGGTGCTCGTGACCAAATCAAGAGAAGGTTGAAGGAACGTGGTGCCATTGACGATGATAATGAGTTGTTTGCAGCAGCTTGTTATGCGGCCAAA ACCACCTTGACTGCCTTAGGAGAGATGTTTGAAGCTGCCAGAAGTATGATGAGTTGGCTTGGAGATTGTGCAAAG ATTATAGCCATGGAAAACCATCCCGTACGATGGACTACTCCACTCGGACTTCCTGTTGTGCAACCTTACCGCAAATTAGGAAGGCATCTT ATTAAAACTTCTCTTCAGATTTTGACATTACAGCGTGAAACAGATAAG GTTATGGTTAAGCGACAGAGAACAGCATTCCCTCCAAATTTCGTTCACTCTCTCGATGGTTCCCACATGATGATGACTGCCATTGCCTGCAAAGAAGCTGGCTTAAGTTTTGCAG GAGTGCATGATTCATACTGGACACATGCGTGTGACGTTGACCAAATGAacagaattttgagagaaaaatttgTTGAACTCTACGACGCACCCATACTGGAAAAT TTACTGGAGAGTTTTCAGCAGTCATTCCCTGACTTGCAGTTCCCGCCATTACCGGCGAGAGGTGATTTCGATCTAAGAGAAGTTCTGGAATCTCCCTATTTTTTCAACTAG